A window of Bacteroidota bacterium contains these coding sequences:
- a CDS encoding DNA cytosine methyltransferase, whose product MGHEGNLKAIDFFCGGGGMSYGMQEAGIKVLCGIDYDANCKETYEANIKGAEFILANVFELGENELQEKLSLKKNDDELILIGCSPCQFWSIINTDKKKSKESKNLLKEFRRFVEYFNPGYVVVENVPGVLRKKRASGLESFVKWLDLNGYKVHFDVHEVSEYGVPQHRKRFTLVANRVSSREIIPVPIKGEKITVRDVIGEHNGFPKVCHGHKDHSPFLHTVAGLKKINEDRLAVTPKNGGTRLAYVDDEKLAPKCHKGEVKSFKDVYGRMWWDKPSPTITTKFFSFSNGRFGHPEEDRAISLREGAVLQSFPVTYKFKGTSIANIARIIGNAVPPKYASAIGQAINRNHVEWHSSKQEQEH is encoded by the coding sequence ATGGGTCACGAAGGGAACCTGAAAGCTATAGATTTCTTTTGCGGCGGGGGCGGAATGAGTTATGGAATGCAGGAAGCGGGCATAAAAGTTTTATGCGGAATTGATTATGATGCAAACTGCAAAGAGACCTATGAGGCTAATATAAAAGGCGCAGAGTTTATTCTTGCCAACGTATTTGAGCTAGGAGAAAATGAACTTCAAGAAAAACTATCACTGAAGAAAAATGATGATGAACTTATCTTAATCGGTTGTAGCCCTTGCCAGTTTTGGAGCATCATTAACACGGATAAGAAAAAATCCAAGGAGTCTAAAAATTTACTAAAAGAATTTAGGCGTTTCGTAGAATACTTTAATCCAGGTTATGTAGTAGTTGAAAATGTACCAGGAGTTCTAAGAAAAAAAAGAGCCAGTGGTTTGGAAAGCTTCGTAAAATGGTTAGATTTGAACGGTTATAAGGTTCATTTTGATGTCCACGAAGTGAGCGAATATGGGGTTCCACAACACAGAAAAAGGTTTACATTAGTAGCTAATAGAGTATCTTCACGAGAAATAATTCCTGTTCCGATAAAAGGTGAAAAAATAACGGTTAGGGATGTTATTGGTGAACATAACGGATTCCCCAAAGTTTGTCACGGTCATAAAGATCATTCTCCGTTTTTACACACTGTTGCGGGATTAAAAAAAATAAATGAAGATAGACTTGCAGTTACCCCGAAAAACGGGGGAACGAGATTAGCGTATGTTGATGACGAAAAACTAGCTCCAAAATGCCATAAAGGAGAAGTTAAGTCTTTTAAAGATGTTTACGGGAGAATGTGGTGGGATAAACCTTCACCGACAATAACAACTAAATTTTTTAGTTTTTCTAATGGACGATTTGGACATCCTGAGGAAGACAGAGCTATTTCATTAAGGGAAGGAGCCGTTCTTCAATCTTTTCCGGTAACGTATAAATTTAAAGGTACTAGCATAGCAAATATTGCTCGGATAATTGGAAACGCAGTACCGCCAAAATATGCTTCAGCCATAGGGCAAGCAATAAATAGAAATCACGTGGAATGGCACAGTTCAAAACAAGAGCAAGAGCATTAG